The following proteins are co-located in the Castanea sativa cultivar Marrone di Chiusa Pesio chromosome 8, ASM4071231v1 genome:
- the LOC142607382 gene encoding two-component response regulator-like PRR73 isoform X2, translating into MGAVPVNSNNARGRGFVEQNNHMCFEQKQVSTGVVGEGQGLGSSEEDESRINEVTEDVSNGPRGPTQVQDGLQILQPQPQPQGSVICWDRFLPIRSLKVLLVEYDDSTRQVVSALLRNCSYEVTAVANGLQAWKILEKPTNHIDLILTEVVMPLLSGVGLLCKIMKHKSLKNIPVIMMSSHDSMGIVFKCLSKGAVDFLVKPIRKNELKNLWQHVWRRCHSSSGSGSESGTQTRKSAKSKSNDESDNNTGSSDERDNGSNGQSIRDGSDNGSGTQSSWTKRAADVESPQPISPLDQMADAPDSTCAQVIHTKPEKSSNRWVHITEPKEYPGQDQKLDLEIGVSKNPDLHGECRHEMLSIHLTSRRQNNLPEVDRKPFDSSQLEHSSENVTSKPRNQSPNVASATLSSTKQQAESRDYTTPNSLSDISKIEANCDSRELPSLELTLKRLREDVGHVAHDDRNVLRHSDLSAFSKYNTASSANRAHTGNVGSCSPLDNSSVAMNTETRHNFSSHSSGTLPNQQSNESSNNNDVASTNKCAIPKTEMLNEKPESISAFKSFHSSAFQPVENGFVCSSQQVTPGKAADLGANTVHAQMRGSQQQVQVQHHHHHHHHYHHHVHNMQQQQLQPDHDDHSLKNMAATAQQCGSSNVLGGPVESNTGNYSVNGSASGSNYGSNGQNGSSTALNPGVTNVESDNGAAGNSGAGGISRKNSGSGADEGRVAHREAALNKFRQKRKERCFEKKV; encoded by the exons ATGGGGGCCGTTCCTGTGAATAGCAATAATGCTCGAGGTAGAGGGTTTGTGGAACAAAATAACCATATGTGTTTTGAGCAAAAGCAAGTGAGTACTGGGGTAGTGGGTGAAGGGCAAGGTCTGGGGTCATCAGAGGAAGATGAGTCAAGAATTAATGAGGTAACTGAAGATGTAAGCAATGGGCCTAGAGGGCCGACTCAGGTCCAAGATGGGTTGCAGATACTGcaacctcaacctcaacctcaaGGGTCTGTGATTTGTTGGGATAGGTTTCTTCCTATTAGATCTTTGAAGGTTCTTCTGGTGGAATATGATGATTCTACACGCCAGGTTGTCAGTGCTCTGCTACGGAATTGCAGTTACGAAg TTACTGCTGTTGCTAATGGTCTTCAAGCATGGAAAATCTTAGAAAAGCCAACTAATCATATCGATCTTATCCTAACAGAGGTAGTCATGCCTTTATTATCTGGAGTAGGTCTTTTATGTAAGATCATGAAACACAAATCTCTCAAGAATATTCCCGTGATCA TGATGTCATCTCATGATTCCATGGGGATAGTCTTTAAGTGTCTATCAAAGGGTGCAGTTGATTTTTTAGTGAAACCTATTCGGAAGAATGAACTTAAAAACCTCTGGCAGCATGTTTGGAGGAGATGCCACAGT TCCAGTGGCAGCGGGAGTGAAAGTGGGACACAGACCAGAAAATCTGCAAAATCAAAAAGTAATGATGAGTCTGACAACAATACTGGCAGCAGTGATGAGCGTGATAATGGAAGTAATGGTCAAAGTATTCGGGATGGGAGTGACAATGGAAGTGGAACTCAG AGTTCATGGACCAAAAGGGCAGCTGATGTTGAAAGCCCCCAACCAATATCGCCTCTAGATCAAATGGCCGATGCTCCTGATAGCACCTGTGCCCAGGTGATTCATACAAAGCCTGAAAAATCTAGCAACAGGTGGGTGCATATTACTGAGCCAAAAGAGTACCCAGGGCAGGACcagaaacttg ATCTGGAAATAGGTGTATCTAAAAACCCAGATTTGCATGGTGAATGTCGACATGAGATGTTATCTATCCATCTGACAAGCAGAAGGCAGAATAACTTGCCTGAAGTAGATAGGAAGCCATTTGATAGTAGTCAGCTGGAGCACAGCAGTGAGAATGTAACCAGCAAACCAAGAAATCAATCTCCCAATGTAGCTAGTGCAACTCTCAGTTCTACTAAACAACAGGCTGAAAGCAGAGACTATACCACTCCAAATAGCCTCTCTGATATCTCAAAAATTGAAGCAAATTGTGATTCTAGAGAACTGCCGTCCCTCGAACTAACTCTGAAGAGGCTGAGAGAAGATGTTGGACATGTTGCACATGATGATCGCAATGTTCTGAGACATTCGGACCTGTCAGCATTCTCAAA ATACAACACTGCCTCTTCTGCTAATAGG GCTCACACAGGGAATGTAGGAAGCTGTTCTCCACTTGATAATAGCTCAGTCGCAATGAATACAGAAACAAGGCACAATTTTTCTTCTCATTCAAGTGGCACTCTTCCAAATCAGCAGTCTAATGAGAGTAGCAACAACAATGATGTGGCCTCCACCAATAAATGTGCTATTCCAAAGACAGAAATGTTAAACGAGAAGCCAGAATCCATATCGGCATTCAAATCTTTTCATTCTTCTGCATTCCAACCTGTGGAGAATGGTTTTGTTTGTTCGTCTCAGCAAGTAACACCTGGGAAGGCAGCAGATTTGGGAGCAAACACAGTTCATGCCCAAATGAGAGGTTCTCAACAGCAGGTCCAAGTTCagcaccaccatcaccaccaccatcattatcatcatcatgtCCACAACATGCAGCAGCAACAACTGCAACCAGACCATGACGATCACTCCCTGAAGAACATGGCCGCAACTGCTCAGCAATGTGGATCATCAAATGTGTTAGGAGGACCAGTTGAAAGTAATACTGGAAACTATAGTGTGAATGGAAGCGCCTCTGGAAGTAATTATGGGAGCAATGGACAGAATGGAAGCAGCACTGCCTTGAATCCTGGAGTAACAAATGTGGAAAGTGACAATGGGGCTGCTGGAAACAGTGGAGCTGGTGGCATTAGCAGAAAAAACAGTGGAAGTGGGGCAGATGAAGGGCGGGTTGCACATAGAGAGGCTGCCTTAAACAAATTTCGTCAGAAAAGGAAGGAGAGATGCTTTGAAAAAAAG GTCTGA
- the LOC142607382 gene encoding two-component response regulator-like PRR73 isoform X1, which translates to MGAVPVNSNNARGRGFVEQNNHMCFEQKQVSTGVVGEGQGLGSSEEDESRINEVTEDVSNGPRGPTQVQDGLQILQPQPQPQGSVICWDRFLPIRSLKVLLVEYDDSTRQVVSALLRNCSYEVTAVANGLQAWKILEKPTNHIDLILTEVVMPLLSGVGLLCKIMKHKSLKNIPVIMMSSHDSMGIVFKCLSKGAVDFLVKPIRKNELKNLWQHVWRRCHSSSGSGSESGTQTRKSAKSKSNDESDNNTGSSDERDNGSNGQSIRDGSDNGSGTQSSWTKRAADVESPQPISPLDQMADAPDSTCAQVIHTKPEKSSNRWVHITEPKEYPGQDQKLDLEIGVSKNPDLHGECRHEMLSIHLTSRRQNNLPEVDRKPFDSSQLEHSSENVTSKPRNQSPNVASATLSSTKQQAESRDYTTPNSLSDISKIEANCDSRELPSLELTLKRLREDVGHVAHDDRNVLRHSDLSAFSKYNTASSANRAHTGNVGSCSPLDNSSVAMNTETRHNFSSHSSGTLPNQQSNESSNNNDVASTNKCAIPKTEMLNEKPESISAFKSFHSSAFQPVENGFVCSSQQVTPGKAADLGANTVHAQMRGSQQQVQVQHHHHHHHHYHHHVHNMQQQQLQPDHDDHSLKNMAATAQQCGSSNVLGGPVESNTGNYSVNGSASGSNYGSNGQNGSSTALNPGVTNVESDNGAAGNSGAGGISRKNSGSGADEGRVAHREAALNKFRQKRKERCFEKKVRYHSRKKLAEQRPRIRGQFVRQISSDTKVGEDCQSNDRMSGDNSCDSAQ; encoded by the exons ATGGGGGCCGTTCCTGTGAATAGCAATAATGCTCGAGGTAGAGGGTTTGTGGAACAAAATAACCATATGTGTTTTGAGCAAAAGCAAGTGAGTACTGGGGTAGTGGGTGAAGGGCAAGGTCTGGGGTCATCAGAGGAAGATGAGTCAAGAATTAATGAGGTAACTGAAGATGTAAGCAATGGGCCTAGAGGGCCGACTCAGGTCCAAGATGGGTTGCAGATACTGcaacctcaacctcaacctcaaGGGTCTGTGATTTGTTGGGATAGGTTTCTTCCTATTAGATCTTTGAAGGTTCTTCTGGTGGAATATGATGATTCTACACGCCAGGTTGTCAGTGCTCTGCTACGGAATTGCAGTTACGAAg TTACTGCTGTTGCTAATGGTCTTCAAGCATGGAAAATCTTAGAAAAGCCAACTAATCATATCGATCTTATCCTAACAGAGGTAGTCATGCCTTTATTATCTGGAGTAGGTCTTTTATGTAAGATCATGAAACACAAATCTCTCAAGAATATTCCCGTGATCA TGATGTCATCTCATGATTCCATGGGGATAGTCTTTAAGTGTCTATCAAAGGGTGCAGTTGATTTTTTAGTGAAACCTATTCGGAAGAATGAACTTAAAAACCTCTGGCAGCATGTTTGGAGGAGATGCCACAGT TCCAGTGGCAGCGGGAGTGAAAGTGGGACACAGACCAGAAAATCTGCAAAATCAAAAAGTAATGATGAGTCTGACAACAATACTGGCAGCAGTGATGAGCGTGATAATGGAAGTAATGGTCAAAGTATTCGGGATGGGAGTGACAATGGAAGTGGAACTCAG AGTTCATGGACCAAAAGGGCAGCTGATGTTGAAAGCCCCCAACCAATATCGCCTCTAGATCAAATGGCCGATGCTCCTGATAGCACCTGTGCCCAGGTGATTCATACAAAGCCTGAAAAATCTAGCAACAGGTGGGTGCATATTACTGAGCCAAAAGAGTACCCAGGGCAGGACcagaaacttg ATCTGGAAATAGGTGTATCTAAAAACCCAGATTTGCATGGTGAATGTCGACATGAGATGTTATCTATCCATCTGACAAGCAGAAGGCAGAATAACTTGCCTGAAGTAGATAGGAAGCCATTTGATAGTAGTCAGCTGGAGCACAGCAGTGAGAATGTAACCAGCAAACCAAGAAATCAATCTCCCAATGTAGCTAGTGCAACTCTCAGTTCTACTAAACAACAGGCTGAAAGCAGAGACTATACCACTCCAAATAGCCTCTCTGATATCTCAAAAATTGAAGCAAATTGTGATTCTAGAGAACTGCCGTCCCTCGAACTAACTCTGAAGAGGCTGAGAGAAGATGTTGGACATGTTGCACATGATGATCGCAATGTTCTGAGACATTCGGACCTGTCAGCATTCTCAAA ATACAACACTGCCTCTTCTGCTAATAGG GCTCACACAGGGAATGTAGGAAGCTGTTCTCCACTTGATAATAGCTCAGTCGCAATGAATACAGAAACAAGGCACAATTTTTCTTCTCATTCAAGTGGCACTCTTCCAAATCAGCAGTCTAATGAGAGTAGCAACAACAATGATGTGGCCTCCACCAATAAATGTGCTATTCCAAAGACAGAAATGTTAAACGAGAAGCCAGAATCCATATCGGCATTCAAATCTTTTCATTCTTCTGCATTCCAACCTGTGGAGAATGGTTTTGTTTGTTCGTCTCAGCAAGTAACACCTGGGAAGGCAGCAGATTTGGGAGCAAACACAGTTCATGCCCAAATGAGAGGTTCTCAACAGCAGGTCCAAGTTCagcaccaccatcaccaccaccatcattatcatcatcatgtCCACAACATGCAGCAGCAACAACTGCAACCAGACCATGACGATCACTCCCTGAAGAACATGGCCGCAACTGCTCAGCAATGTGGATCATCAAATGTGTTAGGAGGACCAGTTGAAAGTAATACTGGAAACTATAGTGTGAATGGAAGCGCCTCTGGAAGTAATTATGGGAGCAATGGACAGAATGGAAGCAGCACTGCCTTGAATCCTGGAGTAACAAATGTGGAAAGTGACAATGGGGCTGCTGGAAACAGTGGAGCTGGTGGCATTAGCAGAAAAAACAGTGGAAGTGGGGCAGATGAAGGGCGGGTTGCACATAGAGAGGCTGCCTTAAACAAATTTCGTCAGAAAAGGAAGGAGAGATGCTTTGAAAAAAAG GTTCGATACCATAGCAGGAAAAAACTGGCAGAACAACGGCCTCGTATCCGGGGACAATTTGTTCGACAGATATC GTCTGACACTAAAGTAGGAGAAGACTGTCAGAGCAATGACCGTATGTCTGGGGATAATTCTTGTGACAGTGCACAATAA